Genomic segment of Populus trichocarpa isolate Nisqually-1 chromosome 12, P.trichocarpa_v4.1, whole genome shotgun sequence:
aaccgtcaaccctaaaccctaaaccccaaacccctaaaccctaaaccctaaaccccaaaacccaaaccccaaaccccaaagcCCTAATCCCCAAACCCTaatcctaaaccctaaacctcaaACCCCAAACCATAAACCCAAACACTAACcctaacccaaaccctaaatCCTAAACCCTTAAaatcctaaaccctaaaccctaaaccctaaaacccgaaaccctaataAACCctcataaaccctaaaccctaattaaccctaaaccctaaaccccaaaccccaaaccccaaaccctaaaccctaaaaccccaaaccctaataaaccctaaaccctaaaccataTACCctaataaaccctaaactctaaaccctaaaccctaaaacctgAAACCCAAAACCTAAAACCctaataaaccctaaacccaaaccctaaaccctatacCCTAAATCCTAAACACAAAACTCAAAACCCAAACTCAAAACTCTAAACCCTATACCCTAAaccccctaaaccctaaaccctaaaccgcaacccaaaccctaaactcaaacccaaaccctaagCCCTAAAcgcaaacccaaacccaaacccaaaacccaaatcctaaaccccaaaccctaaaacccaaaaCTCGAAACCCTAATAAACCCTTAGCCCTAAACCATAAACCctaataaaccctaaaccctaaatccAAAACCCTAAATCCCAGACCCGAAAtccaaaaccccaaaccctaaaccctaaaccccgaaactgaaaaaccctaaaactcaaaccccaaaccccaacccTATACCCCATACCTGAAACCCTAGACGTGAaatcctaaaccctaaaccctgaaACCCCAAACCTTAAaatctaaaccctaaacccaaaaccccaaacccaaaaaccctaaaccctaaacccaaaatcCTAAAACCTAAAACCCAAaatcccaaaaccctaaaccataaaccctaaaaaaaccctaaaatcccaaaaaccccaaaccccaaaccctataccctaaacccctaaacctaaaccctaaaccctaaaccctaaaacctaaaacccaaaaccccaaaacccaaaaaaaaatcctaaattctaAACCcccaaccccaaaccctaaccattaccccaaaaccccaaaaccTAAACCTGAAACCCAatccctaaacccgaaacccaaaactgaaaccctaaacccaaaactcCAAACCCCAAATCTCAAACCCCAAACCccccaaaccctaaaaccctaaaccaaaacctaaaccctaaaccttaaACCCTGACTATCTTTGTGGCTATATAAACCGTGAAATAGCTTATTTGTGTCTATCTTCAAAGGTTATTAGGCACGTTGACCTCCTACATCAAGTTGCCTTTTATTTTGGTGAGAAGAATGGATCGGATTATATGAACTAAATGATTAACTTCAAGCTATCAGTCATCTTAGCTTTTCACATTAAACCATCACTTATTTtgacaaaagaaaattaatcaaattgcaaaaattgaatgattaaCCTATTGTCTTAAACATCCATTATTCAACTACACCAGTCTTAATCCAATTAGTATTAGtataacaataaatatataagtaaGAAGCCAATTCATATTTATTCaaagattatttattattttattattcgaTTACATGGTTGTTTGATTTTACCAAAGTAAAAACTGTTCTATGGtactaacaatttaaaattagttatttaagaaaaaaaacatgaagaagaaaatatgcTTCTCCTCCTCTGCTTCAGAGTTTTCAATTACTTCAATAAGATGCCCATGTTTTCAACTCCGGAAAGGGCAAGTTAGACTCAAACCCACTTATTTTCTGCAATAGCTTACTGATGAGGTCCCCAACTACATAAGAAGCGCCCGAGGCCATAAGCCCAATGCAGAAGAAGTATAATACAGTGCTGATGTATGGCTTGGGCTGCTTCCTCTGAATGTGGGCCTTACCTATAGCAAGCAATATGATGTAAAAAAGGGAGGCCCCATCAACTGCTGCAAGCTTGAGATCTCTATCATCACTCTTCCGAAACGAGAATCCATACATGACAGGAGGCAGTAGCCCAAAAATAAGGAATGATAAAATAGATAGTGTTGCATGTAACGAAAAGTTGTCCCTTCGTCCTAGTGTTTCTTGGTATCGATCCTCCTGCTCATTCACTTGATTGGAACGATCATTTTTCAGATCCACAAGCTGCAAAAACAATACCAAAACTAGGTGAACAAACAGAAGacgactcgaacctgagacctcAGGCTCAGCCCTCTTATATCTTAacgtgtttgatattttttgtatactaataaaagcaaaatataagCCTAATTATAGCCCTTTCTACTACATATTGAATTTCGTATGCATGGATTTTTTAAACAAGGACTGACAGGGAAGCTTACTCACATTATGACCAATTATGAAAAGCCCTCCTATCAAATTTGCCAAGCCAAGTGCTAAAATGTTCACTGTAGAAAACGCAGGTTAACAAAGTCACCAGTTGATGTTACTGATCAAATATGTATTTCTACTGAACTCGAAAGAGGCAATGACAAGAAATACGagacatgaaataaaatttgttgGAAGGAAGCTTGTGTTCACAAACTTCAGAACACAGATTGGTTACACAGGTTCCTTGCACCAAATAAAAGCAGAAGCACATTAAAAATGTAgcaatttaattcaaaaggaGATAAAACTAGATTGAATGTCTTCATAAATCAGTACGATAAGAGTATaatttagagataaaaaaaatttgatactTACAAGttccagcaccagcaccagcagcaGAAGACACTACACCTAGACTTGTAATTGATTCTATTAAACCACCATATACAATGCTTTTTAAAATCTCCCATTGCCAGGATTCACCTACTCCAGCACCTTTTCGTTCACTCGCATTTGTCTGGTTCGTACTGTTCAGCAAGCTTGTAGGTTCCACTGAATCAATACAGACAATCTCAGAATCTCCACGTTTTGGTGGCTCTTTTTCAATGGTGACTATGACATCATTCCCTGCATCATATCTTCAAACAATCACTCAGGTAACAAATGATAGTGCAAGAATTTCTAGCTCGACCGGCAGTTGATCTTTGGcgttaagggaaaaaaacatattctaagaataaaatttgacaGCAGAATCAAGTTACAATAATGAAAACCTGTCCAATTCAAATGAGAGAGGATTTCAAGACCCCTGAGTCTTGTGCATacctatatttttgttttccataGCATTAACTTCATTTTCTCCTATATTGACTTTCTCTTTTTCAGGCCTTGAGGTTCCTTGGCTCAAAGAATTTAGAGAACCTTTTCCTACTTCATGGTGTTTCAAAGCAGCATCATTTATAAATCCTCCTTCAGAATATAATTGAGAGGACAATGAAGTTCCTTGTGTTGACGAGGCCTGGCCATTTTGTAAAGGTTTTTCATTCCCTTTTGCCATGTtgaatttctcttttatttgtaTCTCTGACTGCTCAGGGATTAAAGATTTGGAAGTTGAATACTCTGGAAGATTCACTCCACCTTGAGGTCTAAACGGTGCATTTTCCTTTAGACCTTCCATGCTACCTGAAGAGTATGGTAACAGTTGAGCAGTATCCATGATAGCATGGTTCATTAAAGACCCACCTGCACAAGATTGCACAGCAAAAATGTAGTATGGTGTATTAGTGTTCCCATGGTCAAATTACTGCtgaagcaacaaaaaaatagaaagggtACGCAGACATTTGGAGCACAAATGTGATGAGAACACAATCATGCATGTGCAGAcacatcaaacaaagaaattgCACTTGCACATTGAAACACAATCGCTCAGATTAAATAGGATTAGCCATATAATGTGGTAAAGCGAAAATCCATGGTATGATATTTTTCTCCGACATGTAGATTTAGCATTAGACTGACCAACAACACATGCAGGCTTATATTCATAACTCAAGAAAAGACAAGACCATAGAGCTTCCCAATCCCACCAGCAAGAAATTCACAAAATGAAATATTACTGGAGTGAATCTAATTAGGAGGGACAATAACATGGATCAAATAACCAAAAAGCATCTGCCCAAATCATCTGCCGGctcctcattcttttaaaatGGGAACTTAAAGTTCTGTCATACCTGAGTTTCCAGCTGCATCACCTGATTTCTCTCTAGCACTGATCAATGCAGtttcattgaattttgtttCCCTTGAGGAACTTACAATCCCCATTCCAGGTTTAAGAGATGCACCTcccatattatttaatattcctGCAATTGAAGAGGATTCAACCGATGGTAAATCAACAGAAAGGAGAGGAGCATTTTGATCTGCAAGTATCCCATTCCTAGATGTCAAATTGGACTTCAGGTTTATTCCTTGTGGTGATTTATCAAGCAATAAAGGCTCCATTGTTGAAGGATTCAGAGATTCTGCTCCACTTTGGTGAGGCTTAGAATAAGAACTTTCTGGATGTTCTCCCGTTTTGACTATAGTTCTTTCAGCATGTGGCATTACAGAATGATCATTTCCATTTGAGGATGTAAAATTGTTGGGGGAGCCTGATGAGGCGTCCTGATTCATTCCACGTACTTGAGTATGGTCCACTGCAGCATTACCTGCGACAGCATATCAACTAAGCATTCCTGTGGTCTGAAAATCCTCGCATTCATATAGGTTTCAACATCTGCACACAACTACCTGGTGGCATAGTCTCAGCCGGTCTCATTAGGAATGATGTGTAATTAAGTTCGGTTGGAATCAATTTGTCAATAAATTGCATACTTCTAGTAACATATAATTGTGAGAGAAACAAGCATAGCAAATTGATGATGCCAAAGGTTCTAAACTAACATTCCTACAAACAACATCTTTAAGTAGAAATGCAAATTTAAACCTCAATTGTAAAGTTCAGCAATTTGCAACCATGAGATATTGTGATCTGGCTTGTTCCAATTTCACAGtcgattaaatattattaagtgCTCCTGGAAATGTCATCTTACTTTAACAATATCATTGTTGCTAAATCTTGATAATAAGACGGCATTTCCAAGAGTACCTAACAATCTCTCTTTCCCCAGTCCCAACTCTCAAGCATCAACCCGTTAAAAGTAACAACAGTAGGCCATGCTGAAAGTTAATAAGAAACAAGATGCTAACATCATTGCACGTCAAAATACATAGAATCAAGAACTTCGGGCAAACGAGAGCATGAAACCTTTTTCAAACAAGCAACGACATGTTTAGAATTTTAGAGCAAGCATTCAAACGCACAGGGAAAAATCCTGAACAGCATAAAATGTCTTATGCAAAAATCATTGTGCTAATGAGTATGTTGTGTGCAAAATAACTACCTTGCTCAGTGGTTGTTTTCCTCTTATGAGTTGCAAAAATAGAGAAGAACCAATTTGTGTTGGCTGTTGATATCTTCTGAGGATCTTGAACATTTTCATTCTCAGTGGATGATACCCGaaacaatttaaaaccattccctgtataatttaacaaaagagtTCATCTTTCAGAGCAGATATGGCCCTTGATAGTATGAATAAGTCAAGAATGGATCCTTATTCATTGATGAGAACTTTTTAGAATGATAGCCTCAgtctgaaaaatttaaaatccatcAGGAAATGAAGACTACTCAAAATTGGTGGGCATCTCACGCAccaataaaatggaaaaagaaacgAAAGAACAAACGAAGATAATTACCCTCAAACACTCATCATCATCAGCCAAATGGCAGAGCATGTTACACACTCATCATCAACTTTTCCTTTGATCAGCAAAGAAATATATTCATTAAACAAAACTTAATACCGTCATATTAAAAAGCAATAataacatgagtttttttttttttcatgtggaaACAACAAGGCATTTTCAAAAGATGTTGAATCACTAGCAAAGCAAAGACTGCCTCAACTTGACTTAGATTCGAAAAATCTTAGGATCCGAACATGTTTGTGACATGTTTCATTTTGAATAAAGTGAAACATAAGTTGCAAGCATTGaacaataaagaacaaaaaaaaaattgtgttcatATGATATGTAGTTTAGAATAACAAACTCGCCTttgacaagataaaaaaaaccatacctTGAAGAATAAATTAACAGACTAAGCCTTGGTGATGTGTGCAGACATCAACTCACTTAATAAGGACTCTTCTATTTCTTATCACGACCATCTAGTGTTTGATAGGTTGCTAATTGATGTTCATTCGAAgcaataatatccatatatagGTATATTAAGACATTTGAAGCAGCACCTCCCAAAAAATCATTAAGCAAGGAAGCACACATAGATCAATCATCGTTCTTACAAGCTACCATGCCAAAGATAATAAAAGGATTAACATAATGACATATTCTTCACTGAGTAGGGATCACTACTATACCTGCAGGAATAAAGAAGCTGAAGCATGATAAGCATCTGAATACATCTGGTTCTCTATCGCAATTATGATCATTGACTGCAGATGTTGGGCTATCGTTTGAACAAATGTTAGCTATATCATGACCCGGACCACTGGCTGAATCAGCAGAATTGGCATCTGAATAGGTAGAATTGCCATTCGATTCAGAGGGAACAATTGTGTCAACTTTGGCGTGTTTTGGTTTACGACGTGCATTTCGATTCTTCCATCTTCTTCTACGAAGGATAACCCTTCTTGTAATACAGGAATTACAGTTAGGGCAATACAAATCATGTGTATTCTGCTTCTCTAACACCTTCTCAACATCGAATTCTGTCATTTCCTGGTCTATTTCTTCTATCAAGTCCAAATCTCCAACTACTCTAGTTTCACTGTCAGaaggttttgatttaaaattgtgttcttCGAATGTGTCTTCTAAAGGTGTAAGACCTGAACCAGAAAACCCTTCATTATCCATATTTTCCCCTAATTGAAGGTTGTCATCCTTGACTAGACTTTTCTGAATCTCAGAATTCTTTACAAGGACTTCCGCATATCTGGGACTTGTGTCCGAAACAGAACATGTAACACCACCACAGTTCACGCCAGAAGCTCCATTAATGGAATCAGCACCTGCATTCATGCAGAAGGCGAGCATTTCATTAGCAGAAcatgaatcaataaaatatatgcaCAATTACAATTTCGATACACAAGAAGATATCTGAAGAATAGTGTAGGATCATGCAAAAGTAGCAAATTCACGATAATGAGTGCCAAGTGGAAATATCAGTTATCAGTTCATAATTGAATTTCTTATGACTGCTTGCAATAATCTTGAATTTGATATCCACAGATAGGCAGATTTTGGTAACACGAAGCTCGAGTAGTCGCTCCATTCATTCCGAATCAACCATTCAATATCTCACAAAAGTAGGCATCCTGCGAGAACATTACTGAATTGGGACCAGGGTGCAAATAGGATGCTGATTGACTAAATCCTATTCTACATTTTCTTGGCATGGAATAGAAAAGGCAGCATGCTGGAATAAATCATAGGAGTGAAGGGCACTGTAAATATTTGCAGTTTCACTAAAAGTAAGTGAAAGTAGCACTCCACTGCTGAGAAATGTTTGGCTTCTACTAACCTTTAGTTCCAAAAACCAAACATGGTTGCTgttgattaaaatttttgagATTTATGAGGCTGTGCGTGTGagtgtgcgtgtgcgtgtgcgAGCACTCTTTATGATCAAAACAGGGAGTTCCAACGCAGTAGGTCCAATTGCAGTGGTGACATTTCCATATTCCTTCAgcgaaacaaaaggaaatgtAATGACACATACACCAGGCACCAAAATAAAACtccacaaagaaaagaaaagaaaaaaaaaaggaagggagATTTTGAAGATTGCAATTAATCCAAcaattgaaatcaaaagaataatctACTTTCGAAgatgaagaggagaagaagagagTTTGAGCAATAATATCTTAAGTAAAATTAAGTGGAAGGTGGTGGAATGgacagagaagaagagaagagaagagaaatgtTGATAAGATTGAGGAGTAGCATACCATGGTGTTGGTCAAAGTAAACGCTGTTTAGGTGATGGGCTCTCTCTTCACTCTCATCCTTGTCCTTATCATCATCCCCACTGTGTTTATGCGGAGATACAGTACAGGGTGATGATACTCCTACTTTCGGAGTCTCTGAGTCCTCGTTAAGATTgttattgctgctgctgctgataaGGCTACCAATTCTAGTTTCATTTGCATTTTCATTACCATtggtagaaaaaatatcaaCGAGCAGAGCAGTGTTTGCAGAAgttgtgttgttgttgttgttgccgCCGTCGTCGTCGCTGCTGCTGCAATGCCTTCGAAGAGACAGCACTTCCTCCTCCTCATCGGGCAACAATTCTTGTTTCTGATTTTCCATTGGTATTTGGCTAAGGAGGGAGGGAGTAGGGGATGCCATTCCACTTCGAGAGAGATGTAGCTTGGATTAGTTGAGGCCGAGCTAATCTCTCTGGCTTTTGAGTCAAGCGAGTACTTGATAGCCACTCGCTCCTTctgtaataaatatatattaaatactaCTGAGTCCACTCCAGTACAGAGTTTTTCACAgcacaattaagaaaataattcacaaACTAGCACATGTTAATACGTGCAGATATCATATGCCGCAgcttaaattttctttatccGGCAAATTAAGTAaacattcatattttataaagGATCaatagctataaaataaataaataaataattcaattaatatataaaaaaaaaacaatgcacaaaaaacaaggaaggaaaaaaaaaacaggacatGTCATATTtccaattataataaaatacagAAATTAACTTTAAAGCTAGTGAGAGCTACATGTAttgtttaaaaacaataatatatttatttattgaagtctcatcatcaattttaaagttaattttccatattatttatagatttgatttttcaatatcttttttatagtaTTGATAATATCATCATAGCTCTTTTGtatcttttagtgtttttttttctttttcttctttttttctctcatcttttttctctttttgtgtcatgtttttttttatgatcattggattatttttgtttatctcatgaccattaattttttatatataaaacatgaatgTAAACTCTTGAGGGGATGAATTAATTTGCAGGAGAACAAGAATTTGAGATGCGCATGTGTTATGTGCGTGTATTAATCACCGATTGGGAATTATTATTTGAACAGTGTTAGTTTGGAAACATATTACCTCACTGTGCTAGAATTGGAAAAAACTCTCCAGTACACTCGTGATGTGTGCTTTTGCTACTGCTAGGCAGGAAGCATTTATTTCTATCTCTGcaggtggggggggggggggggggggggggagctcTTTTTTTGTCTTGGCTACGATTGCATTGAATCCGATTAACCTGGAAAAGTCAGAAAAAAGGATCCAGACAGTGGAAAAGGAGGCCAACCATGACCGCACCGAATGTCACATGAACTGCACGTTGCACTGGCGCTGAGGTGTGAAGATGTGGAATGGGCCTCCCTTTCTTCCCATTCCCCGCACTGTCAACGTTTACTttcatttatggtttttttatagcaaaaatCAACTCTGTGGATCTGatcacattaaattaaatgatactCATTAAAGTACTAATTTATTTACACATAATTAATTTGGGATTGATACGCTGGATCCCCAATCGTGGCCCGCCCCGTTCTAATactagtatttatttatttatttttattattacactTTGATGGTGAGGTGAGCTTGTCTGGTGCTCGGCTTGACTTCTACATTTATTGCCATCAAATAAGATATTCATTTCCGGTTCCCACCTCTAGCTACCTTGCCTACGTGCAATATCGTGGCATTTAACAAATACTGATCGATATCTCTACCCAGACACGGAAAAAACGACAGCCACCTTTTTATTTAAGCACATAAATATGCATTGATTAGATGATTGTGCTGTAGATATAAAtgctattatttaattaatcaattaaccTGGGGTGGTCTTGGGGTGACCCCAGCGAAGCAACGCGCCGATTCTCATATTCAAAAGACAAATGGTATTGTTTATGATATTACTAGGCTTCAAGGGCCCAGTATTAAGAGCTCACTGCTATGAAGAAATGGTCCAAATTGATCCAAGAGGCTGAAAAGAGCGTTAAACCCCCTTATTTCTCCTACAACAAGCCCAAAACGCATAAACCTTAACAGGTAAAGTAggtttgtttattgtttttaaagtgttttttattttaaaatatattaaaattatttttttatttttaaaaaattatttttaatatcaatacattaaaataattaaaaatattaaaaaaaataataaaaaaaaaatttaaagttttatagAAGATGTGCATCGTTGTGCTTATATCCTACCTGCTTCGCAAGTCCACCTGCCTAGATAGCAGTCCGAGCACAGCAACAAttccaaaatacaaaataaaattgatacatcaattattttttatatatatttttaaccgtcatatcaatttaaatattgtagttctcaatagtaatatataaaaatatgcaataacgctatttttttttagctaatgTGTTACTTCcctacttattttaattttgtgtgtcAACTGAACAATTTGTCCCTTAGATACgtattgtttttgttctctgcttttatttataatagagAAAAGGCTGATTTGGAATTCATTAATAAACCATGCGTCAGTCTTTTCTTCTCTGCTTTATATATGCCTTTGATCTTCTGTCTTTCTTTCCgatatttgaatttttgtattatttatttatattgcttACCAAATATATAGGATAAATTGGGTAATTAGcacccaaaatataattaaatattgaaatagcacaaaataaaaaacgtTTGGGCGAAATAACACAGTTTGAAGATATCACAGTTTAGAAACGCGATATCTCAATAATATCACAGTTCATAAAAACGACATTAGATACATGTCGTGTTTCATAACTGCAACAACTGATGTCGCGGTTTATAACCACAACATTAATGAAATGTCGTCTTTTTGAACAGTGAGGAGACTGTTTTGAAAAACAGTTGGATATTTGATAAAACAGTTGGATCGTATCCAAAATGATCAAACCATTTTGGCTACTATAAGATTTTGggttattttcatgttttaagcctgaaaaatatttataaaatcatagtGTTTGAGTGGCCCCGTCCTCTGCCATGACATCATTAAGAGTTAGctttttttcaaagattttaaaTCCAATGCGACAAATATTTAATCATCTGGATGCTACGGTGTGAACTTTACTTTCTTCGTCAGTATTACAAAGATGAGATACGGTTTCTCAACCCTCCCGTAGCAAGAAGTCAACCtaacattaataagaaattaatcttaaattaaaatataaatacataaaactcaacgattaacatatattaatcataaaaaaaactttattagtTATGTGATATTGAATCTATTGGGCATGTTGCTCGTACTGCATATATCTAGGTGGAGGAACCTTCTTGAGATCCAGAGTAATGATATGTCGTGTTATATTTATGTACCAAACCATATAATCATCGTCAATAATCATATGATACATCTATGTAAATATCTCATTCTTTTGTGCATCT
This window contains:
- the LOC18096607 gene encoding uncharacterized protein LOC18096607 isoform X5, with translation MASPTPSLLSQIPMENQKQELLPDEEEEVLSLRRHCSSSDDDGGNNNNNTTSANTALLVDIFSTNGNENANETRIGSLISSSSNNNLNEDSETPKVGVSSPCTVSPHKHSGDDDKDKDESEERAHHLNSVYFDQHHGADSINGASGVNCGGVTCSVSDTSPRYAEVLVKNSEIQKSLVKDDNLQLGENMDNEGFSGSGLTPLEDTFEEHNFKSKPSDSETRVVGDLDLIEEIDQEMTEFDVEKVLEKQNTHDLYCPNCNSCITRRVILRRRRWKNRNARRKPKHAKVDTIVPSESNGNSTYSDANSADSASGPGHDIANICSNDSPTSAVNDHNCDREPDVFRCLSCFSFFIPAGNGFKLFRVSSTENENVQDPQKISTANTNWFFSIFATHKRKTTTEQGNAAVDHTQVRGMNQDASSGSPNNFTSSNGNDHSVMPHAERTIVKTGEHPESSYSKPHQSGAESLNPSTMEPLLLDKSPQGINLKSNLTSRNGILADQNAPLLSVDLPSVESSSIAGILNNMGGASLKPGMGIVSSSRETKFNETALISAREKSGDAAGNSGGSLMNHAIMDTAQLLPYSSGSMEGLKENAPFRPQGGVNLPEYSTSKSLIPEQSEIQIKEKFNMAKGNEKPLQNGQASSTQGTSLSSQLYSEGGFINDAALKHHEVGKGSLNSLSQGTSRPEKEKVNIGENEVNAMENKNIGNDVIVTIEKEPPKRGDSEIVCIDSVEPTSLLNSTNQTNASERKGAGVGESWQWEILKSIVYGGLIESITSLGVVSSAAGAGAGTLNILALGLANLIGGLFIIGHNLVDLKNDRSNQVNEQEDRYQETLGRRDNFSLHATLSILSFLIFGLLPPVMYGFSFRKSDDRDLKLAAVDGASLFYIILLAIGKAHIQRKQPKPYISTVLYFFCIGLMASGASYVVGDLISKLLQKISGFESNLPFPELKTWASY
- the LOC18096607 gene encoding uncharacterized protein LOC18096607 isoform X6, whose translation is MASPTPSLLSQIPMENQKQELLPDEEEEVLSLRRHCSSSDDDGGNNNNNTTSANTALLVDIFSTNGNENANETRIGSLISSSSNNNLNEDSETPKVGVSSPCTVSPHKHSGDDDKDKDESEERAHHLNSVYFDQHHGIWKCHHCNWTYCVGTPCFDHKECSHTHTHTHTHSLINLKNFNQQQPCLVFGTKGADSINGASGVNCGGVTCSVSDTSPRYAEVLVKNSEIQKSLVKDDNLQLGENMDNEGFSGSGLTPLEDTFEEHNFKSKPSDSETRVVGDLDLIEEIDQEMTEFDVEKVLEKQNTHDLYCPNCNSCITRRVILRRRRWKNRNARRKPKHAKVDTIVPSESNGNSTYSDANSADSASGPGHDIANICSNDSPTSAVNDHNCDREPDVFRCLSCFSFFIPAGNGFKLFRVSSTENENVQDPQKISTANTNWFFSIFATHKRKTTTEQGNAAVDHTQVRGMNQDASSGSPNNFTSSNGNDHSVMPHAERTIVKTGEHPESSYSKPHQSGAESLNPSTMEPLLLDKSPQGINLKSNLTSRNGILADQNAPLLSVDLPSVESSSIAGILNNMGGASLKPGMGIVSSSRETKFNETALISAREKSGDAAGNSGGSLMNHAIMDTAQLLPYSSGSMEGLKENAPFRPQGGVNLPEYSTSKSLIPEQSEIQIKEKFNMAKGNEKPLQNGQASSTQGTSLSSQLYSEGGFINDAALKHHEVGKGSLNSLSQGTSRPEKEKVNIGENEVNAMENKNIGNDVIVTIEKEPPKRGDSEIVCIDSVEPTSLLNSTNQTNASERKGAGVGESWQWEILKSIVYGGLIESITSLGVVSSAAGAGAGTSCGSEK
- the LOC18096607 gene encoding uncharacterized protein LOC18096607 isoform X1: MASPTPSLLSQIPMENQKQELLPDEEEEVLSLRRHCSSSDDDGGNNNNNTTSANTALLVDIFSTNGNENANETRIGSLISSSSNNNLNEDSETPKVGVSSPCTVSPHKHSGDDDKDKDESEERAHHLNSVYFDQHHGIWKCHHCNWTYCVGTPCFDHKECSHTHTHTHTHSLINLKNFNQQQPCLVFGTKGADSINGASGVNCGGVTCSVSDTSPRYAEVLVKNSEIQKSLVKDDNLQLGENMDNEGFSGSGLTPLEDTFEEHNFKSKPSDSETRVVGDLDLIEEIDQEMTEFDVEKVLEKQNTHDLYCPNCNSCITRRVILRRRRWKNRNARRKPKHAKVDTIVPSESNGNSTYSDANSADSASGPGHDIANICSNDSPTSAVNDHNCDREPDVFRCLSCFSFFIPAGNGFKLFRVSSTENENVQDPQKISTANTNWFFSIFATHKRKTTTEQGNAAVDHTQVRGMNQDASSGSPNNFTSSNGNDHSVMPHAERTIVKTGEHPESSYSKPHQSGAESLNPSTMEPLLLDKSPQGINLKSNLTSRNGILADQNAPLLSVDLPSVESSSIAGILNNMGGASLKPGMGIVSSSRETKFNETALISAREKSGDAAGNSGGSLMNHAIMDTAQLLPYSSGSMEGLKENAPFRPQGGVNLPEYSTSKSLIPEQSEIQIKEKFNMAKGNEKPLQNGQASSTQGTSLSSQLYSEGGFINDAALKHHEVGKGSLNSLSQGTSRPEKEKVNIGENEVNAMENKNIGNDVIVTIEKEPPKRGDSEIVCIDSVEPTSLLNSTNQTNASERKGAGVGESWQWEILKSIVYGGLIESITSLGVVSSAAGAGAGTLNILALGLANLIGGLFIIGHNLVDLKNDRSNQVNEQEDRYQETLGRRDNFSLHATLSILSFLIFGLLPPVMYGFSFRKSDDRDLKLAAVDGASLFYIILLAIGKAHIQRKQPKPYISTVLYFFCIGLMASGASYVVGDLISKLLQKISGFESNLPFPELKTWASY